One window of the Methylovirgula sp. HY1 genome contains the following:
- the ftsH gene encoding ATP-dependent zinc metalloprotease FtsH produces MDISKRKQNWMIWAIVAAAMGFMLLQLVWSSYQKVTTIPYSQFESLVAAKQVTEVVISSDTIQGTLKQALPKGTKDFMTARVDPALADKLIAQGVKVTGAPSHGVLGAILSWVLPFLGFYLIWMFMFRGMAGGQGLGGLMAIGKSHAKVYVETDTKTTFKDVAGADEAKFELNEIVSFLKDPRSFGRLGARAPKGILLVGPPGTGKTLLARAVAGEAGVPFFSISGSEFVEMFVGVGAARVRDLFEQARKAAPCIIFIDELDALGRSRTAGNVGGFDEKEQTLNQLLSELDGFDPSSGVILLAATNRPEILDQALLRAGRFDRQVLVDRPDRKGRLDILKIYIRKINLDPSADLDRIAGMTTGFTGADIANLVNEAAVVATRRNASSVTSDDITVAIERIVAGIEKKSRVLSAAERRRVAYHEMGHALVASALPDVDPVHKVSIIPRGVGALGYTIQRPTEDRFLLSTSELRHRITVLMGGRAAEALIFAGDVSTGAADDLERATEIALEMVTRYGMADVIGQRVYKSPPPMFIGTQGFERPAASESTLREIDLAVHDLIAAAFEEARQILMRRRAELDKGAELLLIKEAITTEDFPSLGKQLPLEPHAPAPTKDEPRRG; encoded by the coding sequence ATGGACATAAGCAAGCGCAAACAGAACTGGATGATCTGGGCCATTGTCGCGGCGGCGATGGGATTCATGCTGCTGCAGTTGGTCTGGAGTTCTTATCAAAAAGTCACAACCATTCCCTACAGCCAATTCGAAAGCTTGGTCGCCGCGAAACAGGTTACCGAAGTGGTCATCAGCTCGGATACGATTCAAGGCACGTTGAAGCAGGCGCTACCGAAAGGCACCAAGGACTTCATGACGGCGCGCGTCGATCCCGCCCTTGCCGACAAGCTCATCGCGCAAGGTGTCAAGGTCACCGGCGCGCCGTCGCACGGTGTGCTCGGGGCTATCCTCTCTTGGGTTCTGCCGTTTCTCGGATTCTATCTGATCTGGATGTTCATGTTCCGCGGCATGGCCGGAGGGCAAGGTCTCGGCGGCCTCATGGCGATTGGAAAGTCGCACGCGAAAGTCTATGTCGAAACCGACACCAAGACGACCTTCAAGGACGTGGCCGGCGCCGACGAAGCCAAATTCGAACTCAATGAAATCGTGTCTTTCCTGAAAGACCCGCGCTCATTCGGCCGGCTCGGTGCGCGGGCGCCGAAGGGCATTCTCCTCGTCGGCCCGCCCGGCACGGGCAAGACGCTGCTCGCGCGCGCCGTTGCCGGCGAAGCAGGCGTCCCCTTCTTTTCGATTTCCGGCTCGGAATTTGTCGAAATGTTCGTCGGCGTCGGCGCGGCGCGCGTGCGCGACCTTTTCGAACAGGCGCGCAAGGCGGCGCCTTGCATCATCTTCATCGACGAGCTCGATGCGCTCGGGCGCTCACGCACGGCCGGCAATGTCGGCGGCTTCGACGAAAAGGAGCAGACGCTCAATCAATTGCTCTCGGAACTCGATGGCTTTGATCCCAGCTCCGGCGTCATTTTGCTCGCGGCGACGAACCGACCGGAGATTCTCGACCAGGCGCTGCTGCGCGCCGGCCGTTTCGATCGTCAGGTCCTCGTCGATCGCCCCGATCGCAAGGGCCGGCTCGACATATTGAAAATCTACATCCGCAAGATCAATCTCGATCCGAGCGCCGATCTCGATCGTATCGCCGGGATGACCACCGGATTCACCGGCGCAGACATTGCCAATCTGGTCAACGAAGCCGCCGTCGTCGCCACGCGCCGCAACGCCTCTTCGGTGACGTCCGACGACATCACGGTGGCGATCGAGCGCATCGTTGCCGGCATCGAAAAGAAGAGCCGCGTGTTGAGTGCGGCCGAGCGTCGGCGCGTCGCCTACCATGAAATGGGCCATGCGCTGGTGGCATCGGCGCTTCCCGATGTCGATCCGGTCCATAAGGTCTCGATCATTCCGCGCGGCGTCGGTGCCCTCGGCTATACGATCCAGCGCCCGACAGAGGATCGCTTTCTTCTATCGACGAGCGAATTGCGCCATCGTATCACCGTTCTGATGGGCGGTCGCGCCGCCGAAGCGCTGATCTTTGCCGGCGACGTTTCTACCGGCGCGGCGGATGATCTCGAACGTGCGACCGAGATCGCGCTTGAAATGGTCACCCGCTACGGCATGGCCGATGTCATCGGTCAGCGTGTCTATAAATCGCCGCCGCCGATGTTTATCGGTACTCAGGGGTTCGAACGGCCAGCCGCTTCCGAATCGACCCTGCGCGAGATCGACCTCGCCGTTCACGACCTCATCGCAGCGGCATTCGAGGAGGCGCGGCAAATCCTGATGCGCCGGCGCGCCGAACTCGACAAGGGCGCCGAACTGCTGCTCATCAAAGAGGCGATAACCACCGAGGATTTCCCGTCGCTCGGCAAGCAGCTTCCCCTCGAACCGCACGCGCCAGCGCCCACGAAGGACGAGCCGAGGCGTGGCTGA
- a CDS encoding bifunctional 2-polyprenyl-6-hydroxyphenol methylase/3-demethylubiquinol 3-O-methyltransferase UbiG — MTHDSADLSKITSTTLDHYERSAAQFWEGTRDHDVSQNIAALLAHISAAPPFSILDFGCGPGRDLKQFKDLGHDPVGLDGTKNFADMARAYSGCEVWHQDFLKLDLPEARFDGVFANACLFHVPAQELPRVLRQLNATLKPQGVLFASNPRGDNHEGWVGGRYGAYHDLEAWRGFMEAAGFVELTHYYRPEGLPRDKQPWLASVWRKM; from the coding sequence ATGACTCATGATTCCGCCGATCTCTCAAAAATCACGTCGACCACGCTCGATCATTACGAGCGGTCCGCCGCGCAATTCTGGGAAGGCACGCGCGATCACGACGTCAGCCAGAATATCGCGGCGCTGCTCGCCCATATTTCTGCGGCGCCGCCCTTCAGCATTCTCGATTTCGGCTGCGGGCCGGGGCGCGATCTGAAGCAATTCAAGGATCTCGGCCATGATCCCGTCGGCCTCGACGGCACCAAAAATTTCGCCGACATGGCGCGCGCCTATAGCGGCTGCGAAGTCTGGCATCAGGATTTTCTCAAGCTCGACCTGCCGGAAGCACGCTTCGACGGCGTCTTCGCCAATGCCTGCCTGTTTCATGTTCCGGCGCAAGAGCTGCCACGCGTCTTGCGGCAGCTTAACGCGACATTAAAGCCGCAAGGCGTGCTCTTTGCCTCGAACCCGCGCGGCGACAATCACGAGGGCTGGGTCGGCGGCCGCTATGGCGCCTATCATGATCTCGAAGCCTGGCGCGGCTTCATGGAAGCAGCGGGCTTTGTCGAGCTCACGCATTATTATCGCCCGGAAGGACTTCCGCGCGACAAACAGCCTTGGCTCGCGAGCGTCTGGCGCAAGATGTGA
- a CDS encoding CBS domain-containing protein — protein sequence MMRACDVMTTKVAGIHPKATLSQAIDLMATLGISCLPVIDISGTLVGMLTVGDIMRRTSARGQRALLHDTGLLCDDTDADMNAGAQIVEEVMTPELCAVQETVSAAEAARLAKARRIKRLPVLHGDKLIGLIDCADLVRIIGADLDAEPPATSQDSAIKAAIHATLHRLKWTPGPLIDVAVEAGQVELHGVLLREHERKTLRSAVETIPGVRRCTDHLVLAESLNDMFPQLPDERVRRQKLFC from the coding sequence ATGATGCGAGCTTGCGATGTGATGACGACCAAGGTGGCGGGCATTCACCCCAAGGCGACACTCAGCCAAGCCATCGATCTCATGGCGACCCTTGGCATCAGTTGCCTGCCGGTCATCGATATTTCGGGAACCTTGGTGGGCATGCTGACGGTCGGCGACATCATGCGCCGGACCAGCGCACGGGGGCAACGCGCATTGCTTCACGACACCGGCCTGCTCTGCGACGACACGGATGCGGACATGAACGCGGGCGCCCAGATCGTCGAAGAGGTGATGACCCCCGAGCTTTGCGCCGTGCAAGAGACGGTTTCCGCGGCGGAGGCCGCGCGATTGGCCAAGGCGCGGCGGATCAAACGCCTGCCCGTCCTGCATGGCGACAAACTGATCGGCCTCATCGACTGCGCCGATCTCGTCCGCATCATCGGCGCGGACCTGGACGCCGAGCCCCCGGCGACATCGCAGGATTCGGCCATAAAAGCCGCGATCCATGCCACGCTTCACCGCCTGAAATGGACTCCCGGCCCCCTCATCGACGTCGCGGTGGAAGCCGGCCAAGTCGAATTACATGGAGTTTTGCTGAGGGAACACGAAAGAAAAACTCTTCGCAGCGCGGTCGAAACCATTCCCGGTGTCAGGCGTTGTACCGATCACTTGGTCTTGGCCGAGTCCCTGAACGATATGTTTCCTCAGCTTCCGGATGAGAGGGTTCGGCGGCAAAAGCTCTTTTGCTAG